The following coding sequences are from one Candidatus Zymogenus saltonus window:
- a CDS encoding thiamine pyrophosphate-binding protein, with product MPKSTDIVADTLIEAGIDHVFGMPGGAMIFFYNSILERSDKIRSVLARQEGAASCMADMYGRLTGRPAAVVGQGAWIGSNAAFGIMEAYLAGSPMLIITDTSDYANLSLHGPYQNATGDYGAFDLPSIMRSMTKFTTVATNASEFIHGVRLAVKHSITGKPGPTAVICRWNAVGEEIEPGSVTPKLFPLKGHLNVSPPSISDEDADKVADILIGAKNPVIIAGRGIHAAKAYDQLLELSETLGIPVATSYMGKSGIPETHDLALGTMGIVGQRAANGRIAGADVILAVGTCLAPENTKMLATDFINPEKQKIVQIDIEPLNVAWTYPVNVGITSDARFALSKIVEKIRENGAKIDVAKRIEEVKKFKSENGYFAHDLLTSEETPISPARVVNDVDKLVKEDDIVVLDTGNNRIFFKKLLKSKRAGQVFAGGGVAGMGWGIPAALAAQMLNPKRRVICGTGDGCMMMMLHCLETASQYELPVNLVVLNNSLLGNINDFMGQNKELITEYPEVDLSSTAKSMGCVGIKVKEPKDLEPALKEAFESDRPALVDVTTARTPHFTMM from the coding sequence ATGCCTAAATCGACTGATATTGTGGCCGATACCCTGATAGAAGCGGGGATTGACCACGTCTTCGGAATGCCCGGGGGCGCCATGATATTTTTCTACAATTCCATCCTCGAGAGGAGCGACAAGATAAGGTCGGTTCTGGCCAGACAGGAGGGGGCGGCGTCATGTATGGCCGATATGTATGGCAGGCTTACCGGAAGGCCGGCGGCCGTGGTGGGGCAGGGGGCCTGGATCGGCTCTAACGCCGCCTTCGGCATAATGGAGGCGTACCTCGCCGGAAGCCCCATGCTGATCATCACCGACACCTCCGACTACGCAAACCTCTCCCTTCACGGCCCCTACCAGAACGCAACCGGAGACTACGGCGCCTTCGACCTGCCGTCCATCATGCGTTCCATGACGAAGTTCACCACGGTGGCCACAAACGCCAGCGAGTTTATCCACGGGGTCAGGCTTGCCGTGAAGCACTCGATAACGGGAAAGCCGGGGCCGACCGCCGTGATATGCAGGTGGAACGCCGTCGGCGAAGAGATCGAGCCGGGAAGTGTGACGCCGAAGCTCTTTCCCCTCAAAGGCCACCTCAACGTATCGCCCCCGTCCATATCCGATGAAGATGCGGATAAGGTCGCAGATATTCTCATCGGGGCGAAAAACCCCGTAATTATAGCAGGCAGGGGGATCCACGCCGCCAAGGCCTATGACCAGCTCCTTGAGCTGTCCGAGACGCTGGGAATTCCCGTAGCGACCAGCTATATGGGAAAGAGCGGAATACCGGAGACTCATGACCTCGCCCTTGGGACGATGGGGATCGTCGGCCAGAGGGCGGCAAACGGGAGGATAGCCGGCGCCGACGTGATTCTGGCCGTCGGAACGTGTCTCGCCCCCGAAAACACAAAGATGCTGGCGACCGATTTCATAAATCCCGAGAAACAGAAGATCGTTCAGATCGATATTGAGCCGCTGAACGTAGCCTGGACGTACCCGGTCAATGTGGGTATTACCTCGGATGCAAGGTTCGCCCTCTCCAAGATAGTCGAAAAGATAAGGGAAAATGGGGCAAAAATCGACGTTGCAAAGAGGATTGAAGAGGTCAAGAAGTTTAAGTCCGAGAACGGCTACTTCGCCCATGACCTCTTGACCTCGGAGGAGACGCCCATATCCCCCGCAAGGGTGGTTAATGATGTGGACAAACTGGTCAAGGAGGACGACATAGTCGTGCTCGACACCGGAAACAACAGGATTTTCTTCAAAAAGCTCCTCAAGTCAAAGAGGGCTGGGCAGGTCTTCGCCGGGGGGGGCGTTGCGGGAATGGGCTGGGGAATTCCGGCGGCCCTGGCGGCGCAGATGTTAAATCCCAAAAGGCGCGTAATCTGCGGCACAGGCGACGGCTGCATGATGATGATGCTTCACTGCCTCGAGACCGCCTCCCAGTACGAGCTTCCGGTAAATCTTGTGGTTCTGAACAACTCGCTTCTGGGAAACATCAACGACTTCATGGGACAGAACAAGGAGCTGATCACCGAATACCCGGAAGTCGACCTTTCCTCGACGGCGAAATCGATGGGGTGTGTGGGGATAAAGGTAAAAGAGCCTAAAGATCTCGAGCCGGCCCTGAAGGAGGCGTTCGAGAGCGACAGGCCCGCCCTCGTCGACGTGACCACGGCCAGGACGCCGCACTTCACGATGATGTGA
- a CDS encoding sulfatase-like hydrolase/transferase — translation MKGERGLNLLKRIDRREFIKGAAATGTAAASGFMSPSLIFGAKRPNILMITVDEERRRVGFPKDARFKNHDRIAERGVTFNNYHVTSPLCGPSRSSMYTGLHVPDTEIHENLISPVASDLSLDIPPLGRMLRDAGYYTGHKGKWHLSRPRRGRGYDLEPYGFANNIEEPYLYRIQYQSGYEKDSIPARDTARWLKETAPEIARTRPWFMSVDFINPHDIMHFDTDGYEGRVQEEAEGDEQKTAPAPNDPIYRKVWNASPPKSFFNDDLSTKPNAQREYLKMLNYVYGEIPRKRDDLWRAYIDYYINCTLDVDRRIGEVLDALEESGQADNTIVIFTSDHGEMAGAHGLRQKLPAIYRENTNVPLVICHPDVSGGFSTDALASGVDLVPTIMAIAGISEEKLKGRYGDLPGYDLTGQMESPTGAGRRAERSGGLIVLWSALHGVDGDFPEKVQKLKEARRSGSRMPGDLSRDWSKRGIMRGMFDGRYKFARYFSPLEFHTPTDFKTLVRKNDLEIYDTASDPDEIVNLAHSPEDNRELVIEMNGKLNGLIKKEIKDDKIGPFPTPMRNQNRGPKR, via the coding sequence ATGAAGGGTGAAAGGGGATTAAATCTCTTAAAAAGGATAGACCGCCGGGAATTTATCAAGGGGGCGGCGGCGACCGGGACAGCTGCGGCATCCGGCTTCATGAGTCCCTCCTTGATCTTCGGGGCGAAGAGGCCAAATATCCTGATGATCACGGTTGACGAGGAGCGCCGGAGGGTCGGCTTTCCAAAGGACGCGAGGTTTAAGAACCACGACAGGATAGCCGAGAGGGGGGTCACGTTCAACAACTACCACGTGACGTCTCCCCTCTGCGGCCCGTCCCGGTCTTCCATGTACACGGGGCTTCACGTTCCGGACACAGAGATACACGAAAATCTAATAAGCCCCGTCGCCTCGGACCTGTCCCTGGATATCCCCCCCCTCGGCCGCATGTTGAGGGATGCTGGATACTACACGGGCCACAAGGGTAAGTGGCACTTGAGCAGGCCCCGGAGGGGAAGGGGATACGACCTCGAGCCCTACGGCTTTGCCAACAACATCGAGGAACCGTACCTCTACAGGATTCAGTACCAGTCCGGTTACGAGAAAGACTCAATCCCCGCCCGGGACACCGCGAGGTGGCTTAAGGAGACGGCGCCGGAGATCGCAAGGACGAGGCCGTGGTTCATGTCTGTCGATTTCATCAACCCCCACGACATAATGCACTTCGACACGGACGGCTACGAAGGGAGGGTACAGGAGGAGGCGGAAGGGGACGAGCAGAAGACGGCGCCCGCCCCGAACGATCCCATTTACAGGAAGGTATGGAACGCGAGTCCGCCTAAAAGCTTTTTTAACGACGACCTCTCGACGAAACCGAACGCCCAGAGGGAGTACCTGAAGATGCTGAATTACGTCTACGGCGAGATACCGAGAAAGAGGGACGACCTATGGCGGGCCTACATCGACTACTACATCAACTGCACTCTCGATGTGGACAGGCGCATAGGGGAGGTGCTCGACGCCCTCGAGGAGTCGGGACAGGCGGACAACACGATCGTGATCTTCACATCGGATCACGGCGAGATGGCGGGCGCCCACGGGCTGCGCCAGAAGCTTCCGGCAATATACAGGGAGAACACGAACGTCCCATTGGTTATCTGTCACCCGGATGTATCCGGGGGTTTTTCGACGGACGCGCTTGCCTCCGGGGTTGACCTCGTCCCCACAATCATGGCGATAGCCGGGATATCGGAGGAGAAGCTGAAAGGTCGCTATGGAGACCTTCCCGGCTACGACCTCACGGGACAGATGGAAAGCCCCACGGGCGCGGGAAGGAGGGCCGAGAGGTCGGGAGGACTGATCGTCCTCTGGAGCGCCCTTCACGGCGTCGACGGCGACTTCCCCGAGAAGGTGCAAAAGCTCAAGGAGGCCAGAAGGTCGGGATCGAGGATGCCCGGCGACTTAAGCCGGGACTGGTCGAAGCGGGGGATCATGAGGGGCATGTTTGACGGCCGCTACAAGTTCGCCCGCTACTTCTCGCCGCTGGAATTCCACACGCCGACCGATTTCAAGACCCTCGTGAGAAAGAACGACCTGGAGATCTACGACACGGCAAGCGACCCGGACGAGATCGTAAACCTCGCCCACAGCCCCGAGGACAACAGGGAGCTTGTCATCGAGATGAACGGTAAGCTCAACGGACTGATAAAGAAGGAGATCAAGGACGACAAGATCGGCCCTTTCCCGACGCCGATGAGAAATCAAAATAGGGGTCCGAAGCGATAA
- a CDS encoding HXXEE domain-containing protein: MFKKTVFGRLLYLFPVIFTVHNMEEVVSDLPGWSERAGLFHPIVGTFEFIFAVIVITILGYLFTYLAVKRGKGSIPAYLLFSLILVVDINVFFPHLLATIATKSLAPGTVSAVLLNLPICTYLLIRGVKEEYIQLKRLLIILIPFLIASIVTIAGLFFIGKTMEGLI; this comes from the coding sequence ATGTTCAAGAAAACTGTTTTTGGAAGGCTCCTATATCTCTTTCCCGTGATCTTTACCGTCCACAACATGGAGGAGGTTGTCTCCGACCTCCCGGGATGGTCTGAGAGAGCGGGCCTGTTTCATCCCATTGTGGGAACCTTTGAGTTTATATTTGCCGTTATTGTCATAACAATACTCGGTTATCTGTTTACATACCTTGCCGTAAAACGGGGGAAGGGGAGCATTCCCGCATATCTCCTTTTCAGCCTGATCCTTGTAGTCGACATAAACGTATTCTTCCCCCACCTGCTGGCAACGATAGCCACGAAGTCCCTGGCCCCAGGGACGGTGTCGGCCGTTTTGCTTAACCTGCCTATATGCACATATCTCCTGATAAGGGGTGTAAAAGAGGAGTATATCCAATTGAAGAGGCTCCTCATTATACTTATCCCATTTCTGATAGCCTCAATCGTTACGATTGCGGGCCTCTTTTTCATTGGTAAAACGATGGAAGGCCTCATTTAG
- a CDS encoding 4-hydroxyphenylacetate 3-hydroxylase family protein, with product MAMMDARGYEESLRKLKLVVYMFGKRIENVVDDPIIRPSMEAVAATYELAQAPERGEVMTATSHLTGERINRFCHIHQSVDDLVNKSKMGRLLGAHTGCCFQRCVGMDALNALSMTTYDIDRELGTEYNKRFLKYLGYVQENDLTCDGAMTDPKGERGLPPHRQADPDMFLKVVEEKADGIVVRGAKAHQTGAVNSHEVIVLPTMSMREDDEDYAVSFALPSDAEGITYIIGRQSCDTRKLENGLIDRGNIKYGGHEALVVFDDVFVPWERVFMSGEFEFTGSLVERFASYHRQSYACKVGVGDVLIGAAQTIAEYNGTDKASHIKDKIVEMNHLNETLYCGAIACAAEGHREPSGTYFVDTLLANVHKQNVTRFPYEIARLAQDIAGGLMVTLPSEADLRSKEVGKWIEKYFRAKADVSTENRIRILRLIENITLGAAAVGYLTESMHGAGSPQAQRVMITRGVNLEEKKKRAKELCGVTGDN from the coding sequence ATGGCAATGATGGACGCAAGAGGCTACGAGGAGTCCTTGAGGAAGCTGAAGCTGGTGGTCTACATGTTCGGAAAGAGAATAGAGAACGTAGTGGACGACCCGATTATACGCCCCTCGATGGAGGCGGTTGCCGCCACCTACGAGCTTGCCCAAGCCCCGGAGCGCGGTGAAGTAATGACCGCGACATCCCACCTCACGGGCGAGAGGATAAACCGCTTCTGCCACATCCACCAGAGCGTCGACGACCTCGTGAACAAGAGCAAGATGGGAAGGCTTCTGGGCGCCCACACCGGCTGCTGCTTCCAGCGCTGCGTGGGGATGGACGCCCTGAACGCCCTCTCCATGACGACGTACGATATAGACCGGGAGCTGGGAACCGAGTATAACAAGAGGTTTTTGAAGTACCTCGGGTACGTTCAGGAAAACGACCTCACATGCGACGGGGCGATGACCGACCCTAAGGGCGAGAGGGGTCTTCCCCCCCACAGGCAGGCCGATCCGGATATGTTTCTCAAGGTTGTTGAGGAGAAAGCGGACGGGATAGTGGTCAGGGGGGCCAAGGCACACCAGACGGGCGCCGTAAACTCCCACGAGGTGATAGTCCTTCCGACGATGTCGATGAGGGAGGACGACGAGGACTACGCCGTCTCGTTCGCCCTTCCCAGCGACGCGGAGGGGATAACGTACATAATCGGCCGCCAGTCGTGCGACACCAGGAAGCTGGAGAATGGGTTAATAGATCGGGGGAATATCAAATACGGCGGGCACGAGGCGCTCGTTGTCTTCGACGACGTCTTCGTCCCCTGGGAGAGGGTCTTCATGAGTGGCGAGTTCGAGTTTACCGGAAGCCTGGTGGAGAGGTTCGCCTCGTACCACCGCCAGAGCTATGCCTGCAAGGTGGGCGTGGGGGACGTCCTTATAGGCGCCGCCCAGACGATAGCGGAGTACAACGGAACTGACAAGGCCTCCCACATAAAGGATAAGATTGTGGAGATGAACCACCTGAACGAAACCCTCTACTGCGGGGCGATAGCCTGCGCCGCGGAGGGACACAGGGAGCCATCGGGAACATATTTCGTGGACACTCTTCTCGCCAACGTCCACAAGCAGAACGTCACCCGGTTTCCCTACGAGATAGCGAGGCTCGCCCAGGACATCGCCGGGGGTCTTATGGTGACGCTTCCCTCCGAGGCGGACCTGAGGTCTAAAGAGGTGGGTAAGTGGATAGAGAAGTACTTCAGGGCGAAGGCGGACGTATCGACGGAAAACAGGATTAGGATATTGAGGCTCATAGAGAACATCACCCTGGGGGCTGCCGCGGTCGGTTATCTCACCGAGTCGATGCACGGGGCGGGCTCACCTCAGGCCCAGAGGGTCATGATAACGAGGGGGGTGAACCTGGAAGAGAAGAAGAAAAGGGCAAAGGAGCTATGCGGAGTAACCGGGGATAATTGA
- a CDS encoding outer membrane lipoprotein-sorting protein, with the protein MKNGGKTKTYGKIPIFAFTTIFFLISLSGMALALTGKEIMQNVHDRDTGKSSASKTKMVIINDKGQERVREVQAVRKDYGDLSKSLIRFLAPADVKGTGFLIWENKDVDDDQFLYMPATGKVRRITSSSKSERFMGTEFTYEDMENRKVEKDVHKLLGEETIDGNKCYKVESVPKDGEESQYSKFISWVRADIWVPVKIEFYDEEGALLKVLKVKKIEKIQNIWTTKDSEMHNVQTDYKTILNIEDIQYNLDIKDDYFTERYLKQG; encoded by the coding sequence ATGAAAAACGGCGGAAAAACTAAAACATATGGGAAGATACCCATATTTGCGTTCACGACAATCTTCTTCCTCATATCCCTTTCTGGTATGGCTTTGGCACTCACAGGAAAGGAGATTATGCAAAACGTCCACGACAGGGACACCGGAAAATCCTCCGCTTCAAAGACGAAGATGGTGATAATAAACGACAAGGGCCAGGAGAGGGTCAGGGAGGTTCAGGCGGTCAGGAAGGATTACGGCGACCTCAGCAAGAGCCTGATCAGATTTCTCGCCCCGGCCGACGTCAAGGGAACCGGCTTTTTAATCTGGGAGAACAAGGACGTAGACGACGACCAGTTCCTCTACATGCCGGCGACGGGAAAGGTAAGAAGGATCACGTCCTCAAGCAAGAGCGAGCGCTTCATGGGGACCGAGTTCACCTACGAGGATATGGAGAACAGGAAGGTGGAAAAGGATGTCCACAAGCTTCTGGGTGAGGAGACAATAGACGGAAACAAGTGCTACAAAGTGGAGAGCGTCCCGAAGGATGGGGAGGAATCACAATACAGCAAATTCATCTCTTGGGTAAGGGCGGACATATGGGTCCCCGTTAAGATAGAGTTCTACGACGAGGAAGGCGCGCTGCTCAAGGTCCTCAAGGTAAAGAAGATCGAAAAGATTCAGAACATCTGGACTACAAAGGACAGCGAGATGCACAATGTACAGACCGATTACAAGACCATTCTTAACATCGAGGACATCCAGTACAACCTCGACATTAAGGACGACTACTTCACCGAGAGATACCTCAAGCAGGGTTAG
- a CDS encoding MerR family transcriptional regulator — translation MSPEEKQRPKGLRISQLAKLADVSIPTIKHYLKEGLLPKPVKTGRTMSYYDQECVDIVKLIKRLQTEKYLPLSVIKGIIDQVGANEDDTMLGESLAGVLGQSAVGSAVSRGEIERKTRYPISKIDSLEEGGFIYPRVLGEKKEYDFIDCQIISLVKEREEAGIPFDYSVKMLSIFKRHINGIVREEAGHFLNKLLKEKDIEEVLTNTIRGDRALIQFMPLIRTKLTLENTKRMIDRVNRAPELIREAFDFTLTSQNRGGFFIRKKQHDVESPLLKVIEGALRNEGMDSPKRGDNLPLIFEKDSDKLLRGFAAIVEGEGAKAEAIFNEVNIPSRFSSLKSAFLGICGLLKTSGASGPLQMIDETRDVVKHLSASIGKSGDEKVDLIISYLRGVGLSLIPELSNIHERAEKDLWSLISPDAELKKEFDGMESSPFEELSLKSLYFLALMQTADGRLDEALSTLERLRESGGEGNYGDVAERVLKEVREMIERGE, via the coding sequence ATGTCACCCGAAGAGAAGCAGAGGCCCAAGGGACTCAGGATAAGCCAGCTCGCAAAGCTCGCCGATGTGTCAATACCCACCATTAAACACTACCTGAAAGAGGGACTCCTGCCCAAGCCGGTAAAGACCGGAAGGACCATGTCCTATTACGACCAAGAGTGTGTGGATATAGTAAAGCTCATCAAGAGGCTCCAGACCGAGAAGTACCTCCCGTTAAGCGTCATCAAGGGGATTATAGACCAGGTAGGGGCAAACGAGGATGACACTATGCTGGGGGAGTCCTTGGCCGGGGTCTTGGGTCAATCGGCCGTAGGGAGCGCGGTTTCAAGAGGCGAAATAGAAAGAAAGACGAGATACCCCATATCGAAGATAGATTCATTGGAGGAAGGAGGGTTTATATACCCGAGGGTTTTGGGCGAAAAAAAGGAGTACGACTTCATAGACTGTCAGATAATATCCCTCGTTAAAGAGAGGGAAGAGGCGGGAATACCCTTTGACTATTCCGTAAAGATGCTGTCGATCTTCAAGAGGCATATTAACGGCATTGTGAGAGAGGAGGCGGGCCACTTTTTGAACAAACTGCTAAAGGAGAAAGATATCGAGGAGGTTCTTACAAATACCATAAGGGGGGACAGGGCCCTTATTCAGTTCATGCCGTTGATAAGGACAAAGCTCACCTTGGAAAACACCAAGAGGATGATAGACAGGGTAAACAGGGCGCCGGAGCTTATCAGGGAGGCCTTTGACTTCACCCTCACTTCGCAGAACAGGGGAGGTTTTTTTATCAGGAAAAAACAGCACGACGTAGAATCACCTCTATTAAAAGTCATTGAAGGAGCGCTCAGGAATGAGGGGATGGACTCGCCGAAGAGGGGCGACAACCTGCCGCTGATCTTCGAGAAAGACTCCGATAAGCTATTGAGGGGCTTTGCGGCGATTGTCGAGGGGGAGGGTGCTAAGGCCGAGGCGATATTCAACGAGGTGAATATTCCGAGTCGATTTTCATCTCTCAAATCCGCCTTTCTTGGGATTTGTGGATTGCTCAAGACCTCCGGTGCATCAGGCCCGCTTCAGATGATCGATGAGACGAGAGATGTTGTAAAACACCTGAGCGCCTCCATAGGGAAATCGGGAGACGAGAAGGTCGATCTGATCATATCCTACCTGAGGGGGGTGGGTCTTTCGCTGATACCTGAATTGTCCAATATCCATGAGCGGGCGGAGAAGGACCTCTGGTCTCTGATCTCGCCGGATGCGGAGCTGAAAAAGGAATTTGACGGCATGGAATCATCCCCCTTCGAGGAGCTCTCTCTGAAATCGCTCTATTTCCTAGCCCTGATGCAGACGGCCGACGGCAGGCTAGATGAGGCGTTGTCCACCCTCGAAAGGCTGAGGGAGAGCGGGGGCGAGGGAAATTACGGAGATGTGGCGGAGAGAGTGCTCAAGGAGGTAAGGGAGATGATCGAGAGGGGAGAGTAG
- a CDS encoding aspartate carbamoyltransferase — protein sequence MEGKRISSWSEFSSLTPKEKTPYLATPEGYMKCFIFTQQLNREILEDIFSLGEVIRGSVENVGFMRYLKTILSTKSCVLYFTQCSTRTYTSFSLASQALGMMVEEIRDAELSAMYKGESEIDTLITLSELSDLIVMRQMDYSLIEQIAFEIYRRDLPTRIINGGSGPDQHPTQALLELYTLYSYLDIFDPNKKLKIAFLGDLKRSRTARSLSYLLALYPQIKHIFIAPDELQMEEDILNYLDENSIQYELTSSLDEYLPDVDAIYSMRIQDEYSATSEKVRREYQKYHLSMKKVKEMKEDSCIIHPLPRRDELPIEIDTDHRAKYWEAVYRGKIIRIALILYMFGFGDVKALQEKANELKG from the coding sequence ATGGAGGGTAAAAGAATCAGCAGCTGGAGCGAGTTTTCATCCTTGACTCCCAAGGAGAAGACGCCGTACCTCGCCACTCCCGAGGGCTACATGAAATGTTTCATATTCACTCAACAGCTGAACAGAGAGATATTGGAGGATATTTTCAGTCTCGGGGAGGTTATAAGGGGGTCGGTGGAAAATGTCGGATTTATGAGGTATCTGAAGACAATTCTCTCCACAAAGTCCTGTGTGCTCTATTTCACACAATGTTCCACAAGGACCTACACCTCATTTTCGCTCGCCTCCCAGGCCCTGGGGATGATGGTGGAGGAGATAAGGGACGCAGAGCTCTCGGCCATGTACAAGGGGGAGTCGGAGATCGACACCCTCATCACCCTTTCGGAACTTTCGGATCTGATAGTCATGCGCCAGATGGACTACAGCCTGATAGAGCAGATCGCCTTTGAGATCTATCGCCGCGATCTGCCCACACGGATAATAAACGGCGGCAGCGGGCCGGATCAGCACCCCACCCAGGCGCTGTTGGAGCTCTACACGCTCTACTCATATCTTGATATATTCGATCCTAATAAAAAACTTAAGATAGCATTTCTGGGCGATCTTAAGAGGTCGAGAACCGCAAGGTCGCTCTCCTATCTCTTGGCCCTCTATCCTCAGATAAAGCATATCTTCATCGCGCCGGACGAGCTTCAGATGGAAGAGGACATCCTCAACTACCTCGATGAAAACTCCATTCAGTACGAGCTCACAAGCTCCCTCGACGAGTATCTCCCTGATGTGGACGCGATATATTCGATGCGGATACAGGACGAGTACAGCGCCACCTCGGAGAAGGTGAGGAGGGAATACCAGAAGTACCACCTCTCGATGAAGAAGGTTAAGGAGATGAAGGAGGACTCCTGTATTATCCACCCGCTGCCGAGGCGGGACGAGCTCCCCATAGAGATAGACACCGATCACAGGGCCAAGTACTGGGAGGCGGTATACCGCGGCAAGATCATAAGGATTGCGTTGATCCTCTACATGTTCGGGTTCGGCGATGTTAAGGCGCTTCAAGAAAAGGCGAATGAGCTTAAGGGGTAA